From the Cryptomeria japonica chromosome 2, Sugi_1.0, whole genome shotgun sequence genome, one window contains:
- the LOC131053540 gene encoding allene oxide synthase 1, chloroplastic-like, which translates to MSIFFPSLIQRIATAGKQLHADLAEEIRGGIKKHGELNIRALESMALLRSTVYEALRIDPPVPFQYGHAKEDLVVESHDGRYAVRKGEMLGGYQPFATRDPRVFHYPDDFPPRRFMGEEGEKLLKYVMWSNGPETEQTTVHNKQCAGKHFVVMISRLLVAHLFVHYDSFEIDPSTTTKVVLTSLQKDTSSFPFSQLNVGA; encoded by the coding sequence ATGTCCATTTTTTTTCCCTCCCTCATACAACGTATTGCCACCGCGGGCAAGCAGCTGCATGCAGATCTGGCAGAGGAAATAAGAGGTGGCATTAAAAAACACGGAGAATTGAACATAAGAGCCCTAGAGAGCATGGCGTTGCTCCGTTCGACTGTGTATGAAGCGCTGAGGATCGATCCACCCGTGCCGTTCCAGTACGGGCATGCGAAAGAGGACCTGGTAGTGGAGTCGCACGATGGGAGATATGCGGTGAGGAAGGGAGAGATGCTTGGTGGGTATCAGCCCTTTGCAACCAGAGATCCCAGAGTGTTTCATTACCCCGATGATTTTCCTCCCCGGCGTTTCATGGGAGAGGAAGGGGAGAAGCTGTTAAAATATGTGATGTGGTCGAACGGGCCGGAGACTGAGCAGACGACGGTGCATAACAAGCAGTGTGCGGGGAAGCACTTCGTGGTGATGATATCACGCCTGCTGGTGGCGCATCTGTTCGTTCATTACGACTCGTTTGAGATCGACCCATCCACCACGACAAAAGTCGTTCTTACCTCGCTGCAAAAGGACACTTCTTCATTCCCCTTCTCTCAGTTAAATGTAGGAGCCTAG
- the LOC131053541 gene encoding allene oxide synthase, chloroplastic-like, with translation MACSSYGGVQEVSGSYGLPIIGAIADRYDYFVKKGVEPFFRKRMEKYKSTVFRVNMPPGPPISRDPRVLILLDAKSFPILFDMSKVDKTNAFTGVYTPSTKFTFGYRVLSYLDPSEQNHSKLKHFCFYVLKTNATKWFPEFKRATGELWAKLDRQFAQSGKAEFNSENLQMCFNFLWRSVLNRDPAEPGYASLGTQGPSYVFKWIGLQLAPIASTGVLPKMLEEITIHALPACTWGLQKSLRFLLDIWQAFAGGSGASVRSKSRGGMP, from the coding sequence ATGGCTTGTTCGAGctatggaggagtacaagaggtcTCTGGAAGCTATGGCTTGCCTATCATCGGAGCCATTGCAGATCGCTACGACTACTTCGTAAAGAAAGGAGTAGAGCCTTTCTTCAGAAAGCGCATGGAGAAATACAAGAGCACCGTGTTCAGAGTGAACATGCCGCCTGGACCGCCTATATCTCGCGATCCTCGCGTCTTAATTCTGCTGGACGCCAAAAGCTTTCCCATTCTCTTCGACATGAGCAAAGTGGACAAGACCAACGCCTTCACGGGCGTCTACACGCCCAGCACAAAATTCACTTTCGGCTATCGGGTGCTCTCGTATTTGGACCCTTCTGAACAAAATCATAGCAAGCTCAAGCACTTCTGCTTCTACGTACTCAAGACCAACGCAACCAAATGGTTTCCGGAATTCAAACGTGCCACGGGAGAGCTGTGGGCTAAGCTCGACAGACAATTTGCCCAGTCCGGCAAGGCCGAATTCAACAGTGAGAATTTGCAAATGTGTTTTAATTTTCTGTGGAGGTCGGTGCTGAACAGAGACCCAGCGGAACCAGGGTACGCAAGCCTGGGAACTCAAGGGCCTAGTTATGTGTTCAAGTGGATTGGGCTTCAGCTCGCTCCAATTGCAAGCACGGGTGTGCTGCCCAAGATGTTGGAGGAGATCACAATCCACGCACTCCCTGCTTGTACGTGGGGATTACAAAAAAGTTTACGATTTCTTCTGGACATATGGCAGGCATTTGCTGGAGGCAGCGGAGCATCAGTTCGATCTAAGTCAAGAGGAGGCATGCCATAA